The following are encoded in a window of Solidesulfovibrio magneticus RS-1 genomic DNA:
- a CDS encoding D-sedoheptulose 7-phosphate isomerase — protein MSENALRLIASYVEEAAAARARFFTDHAELVDAAARTMAVALARGGKILFCGNGGSAADAQHLAAEFVNRFELERPPLPALALTTDSSALTAIGNDYGFDRVFAKQVQALAGPSDVVVGISTSGNSPNVLAALRAARDKGCVTVGLAGRNGAIVPLCDYALLVPSDRTAHIQEVHATIGHLLCKLVDHYLFEAVMELGPYLEDH, from the coding sequence ATGTCGGAAAACGCCCTTCGTCTCATCGCCTCCTACGTCGAGGAGGCCGCCGCCGCGCGCGCCCGGTTTTTCACCGACCACGCCGAGCTGGTGGACGCCGCCGCCCGCACCATGGCCGTGGCCCTGGCCCGGGGCGGCAAGATCCTTTTTTGCGGCAACGGCGGTTCGGCCGCCGATGCCCAGCACCTGGCCGCCGAATTCGTCAACCGGTTCGAGCTGGAGCGCCCGCCCCTGCCGGCCCTGGCCCTGACCACCGATTCCTCGGCCCTGACCGCCATCGGCAACGACTACGGCTTCGACCGGGTTTTCGCCAAGCAGGTCCAGGCCTTGGCCGGGCCAAGCGACGTGGTGGTGGGCATCTCCACCTCGGGCAACAGCCCCAACGTCCTGGCCGCCCTGCGCGCCGCCCGGGACAAGGGCTGCGTCACCGTGGGACTGGCCGGACGCAACGGGGCCATCGTGCCGCTTTGCGACTACGCCCTGCTGGTGCCCAGCGACCGAACGGCCCATATCCAGGAAGTCCACGCCACCATCGGCCACCTTTTGTGCAAGCTCGTGGACCACTACCTCTTCGAGGCGGTCATGGAGCTTGGCCCTTATCTCGAGGACCACTAA
- the hemC gene encoding hydroxymethylbilane synthase: MREKLVIATRGSKLALWQANHVADRLRQTHPGLAVDLLPIKTKGDIILDVPLAKVGGKGLFVKEIEEALLDGRADLAVHSMKDVPAEQPAGLVVGIVPEREDPCDRLLSVAYDSLAALPQGATVGTSSLRRKAQLLALRPDLAIVDLRGNLDTRVKKLLDGQFDAIIVAAAGLNRLELSAPKAVRLGPPEFLPAAAQGALGIEYRLDDPETAAMLAFFDHPESHDAVAAERGFLGHLEGGCQVPIAAHAVIDGDMIHLEGLVADPETGQTFREAASGPRSQATALGVAVAEAVLARGAKAVLDAVYKAGAS; the protein is encoded by the coding sequence ATGCGCGAAAAACTCGTCATCGCCACCCGAGGCAGCAAACTGGCCCTGTGGCAGGCCAACCACGTGGCCGACCGGCTGCGCCAGACCCATCCGGGCTTGGCCGTGGACCTGCTCCCCATCAAGACCAAGGGCGACATCATCCTGGACGTGCCGTTGGCCAAGGTGGGCGGCAAGGGGCTGTTCGTGAAGGAAATCGAGGAAGCCCTTCTCGACGGCCGGGCCGATCTGGCCGTGCATTCCATGAAGGACGTGCCTGCCGAACAGCCGGCCGGCCTGGTGGTCGGCATCGTGCCCGAGCGCGAGGACCCGTGCGACCGGCTGCTGTCGGTGGCCTACGACTCCCTGGCCGCCCTGCCCCAGGGGGCCACGGTGGGCACGAGCAGCCTGCGCCGCAAGGCCCAGCTGCTGGCCCTGCGCCCGGATCTGGCCATCGTGGACCTGCGCGGTAACCTGGACACCCGGGTCAAAAAGCTTCTCGACGGCCAGTTCGACGCCATCATCGTGGCCGCCGCCGGCCTCAATCGCCTGGAACTGTCCGCGCCAAAGGCCGTGCGCCTGGGGCCGCCGGAGTTCCTGCCGGCCGCCGCCCAGGGGGCGCTGGGCATCGAATACCGCCTGGATGACCCGGAAACCGCCGCCATGCTGGCCTTTTTCGACCATCCCGAAAGCCACGACGCCGTGGCCGCCGAGCGCGGTTTCCTGGGACATCTGGAAGGCGGCTGCCAGGTGCCCATCGCCGCCCACGCCGTCATCGACGGGGACATGATCCACCTGGAGGGCTTGGTGGCCGACCCGGAAACCGGCCAGACCTTCCGCGAAGCCGCCTCCGGCCCGCGCAGCCAGGCAACCGCCCTGGGCGTGGCCGTGGCCGAGGCCGTCCTGGCCCGGGGCGCCAAGGCCGTGCTTGACGCCGTCTACAAGGCCGGCGCATCCTGA
- a CDS encoding methyl-accepting chemotaxis protein: MRLSLQLRLTLTTVVGFVLVVLAANVAVSWRLADLTGTAREQVAKVRRDLGSAEASAARADLESLDRVLAALPGQAVAVSAGAGGVCAAGIVLVFLALIGRHLMTPLDMLAAYADRVAQGRAEPLPDDPRFIGRLGRLKASLEAMVAAMAGQLALVRDHAAEADAQAAVAEKAGREARLAVKKDAVRRQGMLGAGETLEGVADSIKQATGSLRQDARDVSAGAEEQKTRVDDTAADVDVMVEATVAVARAAEQAAGAAEQARRRAAAGAAVVDDSVAAIGRVSTLAAALKDNMAGLGRQAESIGQVMTVISDIADQTNLLALNAAIEAARAGEAGRGFAVVADEVRKLAEKTMTATKEVGQVIQAIQAGAFDNIRGMDQAGAAVDDATSLAGQSRAALGEIVALSGDAAGQVGEIARSCEAQVAAGERVQSAVGRIRDLSLRTADGMARSAATIEALGGEIEELIKLNGVFKLIGQGAAQDAVEALAAAPAMAALDREGMERLMRRALTDNAFLELLYATDAKGVQVTENIAPAGFKSTSTASMVGKNWSSRPWFTSVRENQGTAISPIYLSEASGEYCLTISVPIHQGDQVVGVLGADIKVFG, encoded by the coding sequence ATGCGACTTTCCTTACAGTTGCGGCTGACGCTGACGACCGTCGTCGGCTTTGTCCTGGTGGTGCTGGCGGCCAATGTGGCCGTGTCCTGGCGGCTTGCCGACCTGACCGGGACGGCCCGGGAGCAGGTCGCCAAGGTGCGCCGCGACCTGGGGTCCGCCGAGGCGTCGGCGGCCCGGGCCGATCTCGAATCCTTGGACAGGGTGCTGGCCGCCTTGCCGGGGCAGGCTGTTGCCGTGTCGGCTGGGGCTGGCGGCGTCTGCGCCGCCGGCATCGTCCTGGTCTTTCTGGCGCTGATCGGCCGGCATCTCATGACCCCCCTGGACATGCTGGCCGCCTACGCCGACCGCGTGGCCCAGGGCCGGGCCGAACCGCTGCCCGACGATCCCCGCTTCATCGGTCGCCTGGGGCGGCTCAAGGCCAGCCTGGAGGCCATGGTCGCGGCCATGGCCGGCCAGCTCGCCCTGGTGCGCGACCATGCCGCCGAAGCCGACGCCCAGGCCGCCGTGGCCGAAAAAGCCGGCCGCGAAGCCCGGCTGGCCGTCAAAAAGGACGCCGTCCGCCGCCAGGGCATGCTCGGGGCCGGCGAAACCCTGGAGGGCGTGGCCGACTCCATCAAGCAGGCGACCGGATCGCTGCGCCAGGACGCCCGCGATGTCTCGGCCGGGGCCGAGGAGCAAAAGACCCGGGTGGACGACACCGCCGCCGACGTGGACGTGATGGTGGAGGCCACCGTGGCCGTGGCCCGGGCCGCCGAGCAGGCCGCCGGGGCCGCCGAACAAGCCCGCCGCCGGGCCGCCGCCGGAGCCGCCGTGGTGGACGATTCCGTGGCCGCCATCGGCCGGGTTTCGACCCTGGCCGCCGCCCTCAAGGACAACATGGCCGGCCTTGGCCGCCAGGCCGAATCCATCGGCCAGGTCATGACCGTCATTTCCGACATCGCCGACCAGACCAACCTGCTGGCGCTCAATGCCGCCATCGAGGCGGCCCGGGCCGGCGAGGCCGGGCGCGGCTTTGCCGTGGTGGCCGACGAGGTGCGCAAGCTGGCCGAAAAGACCATGACCGCCACCAAGGAAGTGGGGCAGGTCATCCAGGCCATCCAGGCCGGAGCCTTTGACAACATCCGGGGCATGGATCAGGCCGGGGCGGCCGTGGACGACGCCACCAGCCTGGCCGGCCAGTCCAGGGCCGCCCTGGGTGAGATCGTGGCCCTGTCCGGCGACGCCGCCGGCCAGGTCGGGGAGATCGCCCGGTCCTGCGAGGCCCAGGTGGCCGCCGGGGAACGCGTCCAGTCGGCTGTTGGGCGCATCCGCGACCTGTCCTTGCGCACCGCCGACGGCATGGCCCGCTCCGCCGCCACCATCGAGGCCCTTGGCGGCGAGATCGAGGAACTCATCAAGTTAAACGGCGTGTTCAAGCTCATCGGCCAGGGCGCGGCCCAGGACGCCGTGGAGGCCCTGGCCGCCGCGCCGGCCATGGCCGCCCTGGACCGGGAGGGCATGGAGCGCCTCATGCGCCGGGCGCTTACCGACAACGCCTTCTTGGAGCTGCTCTACGCCACCGACGCCAAGGGCGTGCAGGTGACGGAAAACATCGCCCCGGCCGGCTTCAAGTCCACGAGCACGGCCTCCATGGTCGGCAAGAACTGGTCCTCGCGCCCCTGGTTCACCAGCGTCCGGGAAAACCAGGGCACGGCCATCTCGCCCATTTATCTTTCGGAAGCCTCGGGCGAATACTGCCTGACCATTTCCGTGCCCATCCACCAGGGCGATCAGGTCGTGGGCGTGCTTGGGGCGGACATCAAGGTGTTCGGCTAG
- a CDS encoding GGDEF domain-containing protein has protein sequence MATHPRLLIGFRTWLMILSVFSALPMIAFSITSLSYIARGQYVLEAGQLRRATTILAHDLDGYFAAREAMLRTLAASDAAMRGDIDELYRHARRIAHKASDQFAVALVDRQGRILFHTMEPYGDPLGETRETEQIARVLATGEPSVSPAYDGPVSRQRVVALDVPMSGEMFQRYCLRAVIAVADVEALLVRKHLSPGWMAAYLDQDKPVAAARADDAGRLLAMTDGGEGGRGVFFPRANGIGEEELVETAVAGVGTWGWRAAVSVPESTFARPLRALLLRFVAAAAVCLGIGLVASFYLAKRLGREMGTLLEPASARGGEQRACQIDPGIIIREIGEVRACLLAARDREEQAKIDSLTELPGRALFWEMARELERQGRENTDVGLAVMFIDLDGFKQINDLHGHDRGDWVLRRTAEVLRDIVRDKDVVGRLGGDEFAVCLAAPVGQVQNAAAAIAERVVAGIGGIGFGIGCSIGVSVCLACTPSLSRALALADQAMYEAKRLGKNRYVLREDTTLED, from the coding sequence ATGGCAACGCATCCCCGCCTTCTGATCGGGTTTCGCACCTGGCTCATGATCTTGTCGGTTTTTTCCGCCCTGCCCATGATCGCCTTTTCCATCACTTCCTTAAGCTACATCGCGCGCGGCCAATATGTCCTCGAGGCCGGTCAGTTGCGCCGGGCCACCACCATCCTGGCCCATGACCTCGACGGCTATTTTGCCGCCCGGGAAGCCATGCTGCGCACCCTGGCCGCCAGCGACGCGGCCATGCGCGGCGACATCGACGAACTCTACCGCCATGCCCGCCGCATCGCCCATAAAGCCTCGGACCAGTTTGCCGTGGCCCTGGTTGACCGGCAGGGGCGCATCCTGTTTCATACCATGGAGCCCTACGGCGACCCCCTGGGCGAGACCCGCGAGACGGAACAGATCGCCCGCGTGTTGGCCACCGGCGAGCCCAGCGTCTCGCCGGCCTATGACGGGCCGGTTTCCAGACAGCGTGTGGTGGCCTTGGACGTGCCCATGAGCGGGGAAATGTTCCAGCGCTATTGCCTGCGCGCCGTCATTGCCGTGGCCGACGTGGAAGCCTTGCTGGTCCGCAAGCATCTTTCTCCGGGCTGGATGGCCGCCTATCTGGACCAGGACAAGCCGGTGGCGGCGGCCCGGGCAGACGACGCAGGCCGGCTCCTGGCCATGACCGATGGCGGCGAAGGGGGGCGGGGCGTTTTTTTTCCGCGCGCCAACGGCATCGGGGAGGAGGAACTGGTGGAAACGGCGGTGGCCGGCGTCGGAACCTGGGGCTGGCGGGCGGCGGTGAGCGTGCCGGAGTCCACTTTTGCCCGGCCTCTTCGCGCCTTGCTGCTGCGTTTTGTGGCCGCCGCCGCCGTCTGTCTCGGCATTGGCCTTGTGGCCTCGTTCTATCTGGCCAAACGGTTGGGGCGGGAGATGGGCACGTTGCTGGAACCTGCTTCCGCCCGGGGGGGCGAGCAAAGGGCTTGCCAGATCGATCCCGGCATCATCATTCGGGAGATCGGCGAGGTGCGGGCCTGTCTGCTGGCGGCCCGGGACCGCGAGGAACAGGCCAAGATCGACTCCCTGACCGAACTGCCGGGACGGGCGCTTTTCTGGGAAATGGCCAGGGAGCTGGAGCGCCAAGGCCGCGAGAACACTGATGTCGGATTGGCCGTCATGTTCATTGATCTCGACGGGTTCAAGCAGATAAATGATCTGCATGGCCATGATCGGGGCGATTGGGTGTTGCGCCGCACGGCCGAGGTGCTGCGCGACATCGTGCGCGACAAGGACGTGGTGGGGCGGCTTGGCGGCGACGAGTTCGCCGTCTGTCTGGCCGCGCCCGTCGGGCAGGTGCAAAACGCGGCCGCTGCCATTGCCGAGCGCGTCGTGGCGGGCATAGGCGGCATCGGCTTCGGCATCGGCTGCAGCATCGGCGTGTCGGTGTGTCTGGCCTGCACGCCGAGCCTGTCCCGGGCCTTGGCCCTGGCTGATCAGGCCATGTACGAGGCCAAGCGCCTGGGCAAAAACCGCTACGTGCTGCGCGAGGACACGACCCTGGAGGATTGA
- the thrB gene encoding homoserine kinase gives MEPTLLGRVSDERCVSLIGMAGAGKTTLAGLLARRLGWACLDTDRLIEAQCRAPLPDILAGQGLAGFLALEEDVVAGLGVKRCVVATGGSVVYGARAMARLKSMGPVVYLSIDLPTFLARVGDPGERAFVMPAGLTMADVYAERQPLYAAAADLTVASCGTTPEACVETILQGIRS, from the coding sequence ATGGAACCGACGCTTCTAGGCCGGGTATCCGATGAACGGTGCGTGAGTCTCATAGGCATGGCCGGAGCCGGCAAGACCACCCTGGCCGGGCTTCTGGCCCGACGCCTGGGCTGGGCCTGTCTGGACACCGACCGTCTCATCGAGGCCCAGTGCCGCGCCCCCTTGCCCGACATCCTGGCCGGTCAGGGACTGGCCGGCTTTCTGGCCCTTGAAGAAGACGTGGTGGCCGGGCTTGGCGTCAAGCGTTGCGTGGTGGCCACGGGCGGTTCCGTGGTCTACGGAGCCCGGGCCATGGCCCGCCTCAAATCCATGGGGCCGGTGGTCTACCTGTCCATTGATCTGCCCACCTTCCTGGCCCGGGTGGGCGATCCCGGGGAACGCGCCTTTGTCATGCCCGCCGGCCTGACCATGGCCGACGTCTACGCCGAGCGCCAACCCCTGTACGCCGCCGCCGCCGACCTCACCGTCGCCAGCTGCGGCACGACGCCCGAGGCCTGCGTCGAAACCATCCTGCAAGGAATCCGGTCGTGA
- a CDS encoding acetoacetate decarboxylase family protein, producing the protein MENAFASFTAPFTASGRAALVPPPPWHYAGWLLNVAIACDTSASASLVPPALGRLTGSGCIHFADWQATTDGRELLDPIYAQYRETIIIVEIELPDGSLANFCPFIWVDQDISLIRGLLQGWPKKFGATSMTRSLPIDHLAAAPLQAGTKLGASLCVKDRRLVEAALELTGNPGRPLGFLANRTIGSVGWPDLTRPGEPPHLRWLLPDIRDKVASQWHEATALVRTFEHPVEELSLLGELRAQTASVGWIGITVAGAREAAL; encoded by the coding sequence ATGGAAAACGCTTTCGCCAGTTTCACCGCGCCGTTCACCGCCAGCGGCCGGGCCGCCCTGGTGCCGCCGCCGCCCTGGCATTACGCCGGCTGGCTCCTCAACGTGGCCATTGCCTGCGACACCTCGGCCAGCGCCAGTCTCGTGCCGCCCGCCCTTGGCCGGCTCACCGGCTCGGGCTGCATCCATTTCGCCGATTGGCAGGCCACCACCGACGGCCGGGAACTGCTCGATCCCATCTACGCCCAGTACCGCGAAACCATCATCATCGTGGAGATCGAACTCCCGGACGGCTCCCTGGCCAATTTCTGCCCCTTCATCTGGGTGGATCAGGACATTTCCCTCATCCGGGGCTTGCTCCAGGGCTGGCCCAAGAAATTCGGCGCGACCTCCATGACGCGCTCCCTGCCCATCGACCACCTGGCGGCCGCTCCACTTCAGGCGGGCACCAAGCTCGGGGCCTCGCTGTGCGTCAAGGATCGGCGGCTGGTGGAAGCCGCCCTGGAACTCACCGGCAATCCGGGCCGTCCCTTGGGCTTTTTGGCCAACCGCACCATCGGCTCCGTGGGCTGGCCGGACCTGACCCGGCCGGGCGAACCGCCGCACTTGCGTTGGCTTTTGCCCGACATCCGGGACAAGGTCGCCTCGCAGTGGCATGAAGCCACGGCCCTGGTCCGGACGTTTGAGCATCCCGTGGAGGAATTGTCCCTGCTTGGCGAGCTTCGGGCCCAGACGGCCAGCGTCGGCTGGATCGGCATCACCGTGGCCGGGGCCCGGGAGGCGGCCTTGTAG
- a CDS encoding FmdB family zinc ribbon protein: MPLYEYCCNKCGAEFEEMASSSATTTPPCPQCASGDTKKLMSACRARTKPGQTGARTASAGGGGGCSGCAGGNCATCH; the protein is encoded by the coding sequence ATGCCGCTTTACGAATACTGCTGCAACAAATGCGGCGCCGAGTTCGAGGAAATGGCTTCCAGCTCGGCCACCACCACCCCGCCCTGCCCCCAGTGCGCCTCGGGCGACACCAAGAAACTCATGTCCGCCTGCCGCGCCCGCACCAAGCCCGGCCAGACCGGCGCGCGCACGGCCTCCGCCGGCGGCGGGGGCGGCTGCTCGGGCTGCGCCGGCGGCAATTGCGCCACCTGCCACTAG